Proteins from a genomic interval of Geotrypetes seraphini chromosome 7, aGeoSer1.1, whole genome shotgun sequence:
- the BAG5 gene encoding BAG family molecular chaperone regulator 5, which yields MDMGNQHPSSTKLQEILKKVKDLGQQVASFSGLLADAEYKKLEGALTRQLFEIDSVDTEGKGAIQQTRSRAAQEVERLLKDLEQNANHPCRLEIQKIFEEAQKLVRDEIAPLYGGGSCITEDFEDGIESIILRLTQVKTEGKTSLRKARYRTLTKVLAIQEILESCMKRQILPLPLSTDTHPSVSKINSVMCDVNKARASLITLLIGVNNNETYRHLSCVLTGLIADLDSLDVSGHTEIRNYRKEVVGEINSLLKHLDLEEEGATTAAFDLAQNQSIMKIEEIRKTATGMKNDLLKADTISDLQLGFKAELQGLIAQLDEVSPGRNPFIREARRRAVVDVQATITYIDLKEALIKRQTYVDQTNTEHPSHKAVWNVLGSLSELQGEVLSFDGNRTDKNYKRLEELIIKQLLALDAVDVAGDECSKVARKQAVKFANNILSYLDMKTDEWEY from the coding sequence ATGGATATGGGCAACCAGCATCCTTCCAGCACTAAGCTAcaagaaatcctgaaaaaagTGAAGGATCTTGGGCAGCAAGTGGCTTCCTTTAGCGGTCTTTTAGCAGATGCCGAATATAAGAAACTAGAGGGGGCTCTGACAAGACAGCTATTTGAAATAGACTCTGTTGATACAGAAGGTAAAGGTGCCATTCAGCAAACTAGAAGCAGAGCTGCTCAGGAAGTGGAGAGGTTACTTAAAGATTTGGAACAGAATGCTAACCATCCTTGCCGACTGGAGATCCAAAAAATTTTTGAAGAAGCACAAAAACTTGTGAGGGATGAGATTGCACCTCTGTATGGAGGAGGGAGCTGCATTACTGAAGATTTTGAAGACGGCATTGAAAGCATTATATTGAGACTCACTCAAGTAAAAACTGAGGGTAAAACATCTTTGCGAAAAGCAAGATACCGTACTTTAACCAAAGTTCTTGCAATTCAGGAGATCCTGGAAAGTTGCATGAAGCGTCAAATTTTGCCTCTGCCACTCTCCACTGATACACACCCTTCTGTTTCTAAAATTAACTCTGTTATGTGTGACGTGAACAAAGCCAGAGCAAGTCTCATTACACTTCTCATTGGCGTAAATAATAATGAGACCTATAGGCATTTATCTTGTGTGCTTACAGGCTTAATTGCGGATCTGGATTCTTTGGATGTATCTGGACATACAGAAATAAGAAATTACCgaaaggaagtggtgggagaaATCAACAGCTTACTGAAACATTTGGATTTAGAAGAAGAAGGAGCCACAACTGCTGCTTTTGATTTGGCCCAGAATCAGTCCATTATGAAAATAGAAGAGATTCGTAAAACAGCAACAGGAATGAAAAATGACCTGCTGAAAGCAGACACAATTTCAGATTTACAGTTAGGCTTCAAGGCAGAATTACAGGGTCTAATTGCTCAGTTAGATGAAGTGAGTCCAGGAAGGAATCCATTtattagggaggccaggaggagaGCAGTAGTAGATGTGCAAGCAACCATCACATATATAGACTTAAAGGAAGCTCTTATAAAAAGGCAAACTTATGTCGACCAGACTAACACTGAACATCCATCACATAAAGCAGTTTGGAATGTTCTTGGGAGCTTGTCGGAGCTTCAGGGGGAAGTACTGTCATTTGATGGAAATAGAACTGATAAGAACTATAAAAGACTAGAAGAACTCATCATAAAGCAACTTCTAGCTCTCGATGCAGTTGATGTAGCAGGAGATGAATGCTCCAAAGTTGCCAGAAAGCAGGCAGTAAAGTTTGCAAATAACATCCTAAGCTATCTGGATATGAAAACAGACGAATGGGAATACTAA